The following nucleotide sequence is from Solidesulfovibrio carbinolicus.
CCTGCCCGACGGCTTCGAACCGCGCCTGATCTCCACCGAGGAACTGGCCGCCGGGATGCTGCTCGACCAGGATGTGGCCGCCCTGGACGGAACCCTGGCCCTTGGCCGAGGCCTGGAGCTCAACGCCGTGTCCATCCGCCGCCTGGCCCGGCTGGACGGCGAACGCGGGGCCAAAAGCCGCTGGCGGGTGCTGGTCCCGCCCCCGGAAAAATTGGCCTTCGCCATGATGCTTGATGGCTAGGCCGATTTGCGCCTATTAAGGACAAGCGATCCGTCAGCGCCGACAGCGTTCCGCGCATCATCCCCAACCTCCGGCCCGCGCCGACAGCCCCATGGCAGCAGTTCCGCCCCCCCCCAACGAGCTTCCCAAGACCGCAAGCGATCCTTTTCGCGGTGTTTTTTCCACTCAGACCCAGGCGTTCATCGGCTTCGGGGCGACCAAGCGCAAGGTCAAACAAAACGTCCAGGTCTATGCCGAGGAGCAGGCCGACGGCTCCTATCTCCTGCGCAGCCTCAACAAGCACTTCATCCCCTCCGGCAAACCCCGTCGCGTGACCCGGGAACAGCTCCTGTCCGAATACCTGCCCGAGCCCGACCTCTATATGAACAAGGTCGTGCCCATGATGCGCCGGGCCAGGCAGTACGCCGACGCCGGCGACGCCCACCGGACCGAGGGCGAACTCATGTCGGCCGAGTTCGAATACAAAAACGCCTTGCGGGTGGACGAGGAGCATATCCGGGCTACCTTCGGCCTGGGGCTCACCTACCTCGACCGGGGCGAACTGGACAGCGCCCGTCTGGTTTGCCGCCGCATCATCACCCTGGAGGCGGCTTTCGGCGAGGAGCACAAACACCTGTTCAACGAATTCGGCATCAAGATGCGCAAACATCGGATGTACGATCAGGCTCTGCGCTACTATTTCAAGGCCTACCGTCTGAGCAAGACCGATGATCATCTCCTGTACAACATCGCCAGAACCTATTTTGAGCGCGACAACCCAAAGCTCGCCCTGAAGTTCCTCGGCATGGCCCAGGCCATCAATCCGGCCTTTCCCGAAGCCGAGGCCCTGGCCCGGGCCATCGAACGCAAAGCCCTGGAAGAAACCGCCCTGCCGTTTTCAGGGAGATTCGCCGCCAGCGACTTCTAATACCGCTGTTAAAGCACAACGACTGTTGTGTTTTAACAAGAGAAAGTTATAACAGAATGAAGCATCTCATGCGGCTGCGCTTGAGGCGTGGAATCGAAATAACGAGGCGGCCGGCCGCCGCGCGAGGACGCATATGAGCTTTCTCGGACGTTTCCTGGTGGAGCAGGGGGCCATCACCGAGGCCCAACTGGCAGAGGGCCTGGCCTACCAGCGTGAAAAAAACCGGCGCATCGGCGAGGTGGCCGTGGAACGCGGCATGCTCACCTCGAAGCAGGCCAAGGACATTCGGCAACGGCAAAACGCCGATCCCCGACTTTTCGGCGACATCGCCGTGGGGGAGCGCCAGCTCTCCCGGCGGGCCGTGGACGATCTGCTCTTTCTCCAAAAAATCCACCACACCTACCTGGGCGAGGCCCTGCTCGTTCTTGGCCACATCGACCGGGCCCAATACCAGGAACTCATGGGCCGCCACTACGCCCTGCGCGACAAGGGGCGGGTGAGTCTTCGCTATCTGCAGGAGTTTTTCGCCGAAAACCGGGTGGCCGAATGCCTGTTCGCCGCCCTGTCCCGGGCCTTGGGCCGCCTCACCGGCGAGGAGGCCGCGGCCAGCGGCCTGGGCAGCGCCCACGATCCGGTCGAGTACGCCGCCTATGCCCGCATCGAGGGTTTGCTCCTGGGACAGCGGCGCTTTGCCGCCACCATCGGGTTGTCGCGCTCCCTGGCCGACCGTTTGGACGCCGATGGCGCCGGCAGCCGTGACGCGGCCGGCTTGAGCGGTTTTTACGACACCGTGCTGCGCTATTTTGGCGACATGCTGCGCGACAAGGGCCTGCGTCTGGAGGCCGGGACCGTGCTCACGGCGGCTGGCCATCCCGCCGGCTGCGAGGACTGCCTGGTGGTGCGCGCCCATACGCCCTCGGGCCGGCTGGGCCTGACGTTCTGGCTTGAGGAGGCGGCGGCGTGAACCCGGAGCGGACCGGAAAAGCCCTGGCCCGCGACGCGGCCGAGCGGGAAATGGCCTTGGCCGCCCGGGACATCGAGATGCTGCTTGGCTCCATCCGCTCCATCCTGGTCACCCTGGACGGCCAAAACCGGGTGCGCCGCTTCAACGCCAGCGCCGAAAACGCGTTCGGCCTGGCCGCGACGGCCGTGGCCGGCCGCGATTTCTTCGAGCTGGACCTGGCCTGGGAAGGTCCGGCCGTGCGCGAGGCCCTGGAGGCCAGCCGAAAAACCGGCGCGCCGGCCCGGGTGGACGAGGTGCGCTGCCGCACGGCCACCGGCGAGGAGCGCCTTTTGGGACTCACGGTCAACCCTGTGGACCCGGCCGGCGACGAGGCCCCGGGCGCGCTGATTCTCGGCCAGGATCTCGGCGAAATCAAAGCCCGGGAACTCAAGGCCATCCACGAACGCCGGATGCAGGCCATCGGCCGCCTGGCCGCCGGCATCGCCCACGAAATCAACACCCCGGTCCAGTACGTCGGCTACAACGCCGGCTTTCTCGACGAATCCTTCACCGAACTGCTGGCCCTGCTCGAAGCCCATGGCCGGCTGCTGGAGGCCGTGGAAGCCGGCGACGCCGCCGCCGTGGCCGGAGCGGCCGCCGATGCCCGGCGCGTGGCCGGGGAAATCGACATCGACTACCTGCGCCAGGAAATCCCGGCCGCCATCGCCAACACCCGCAAGGGCATCGGCCAGGTGGCCGACATCGTGCGGGCCATGCGCCAGATGTCCCACCCAGGAACCGGCGAGATGCTTTTTTTCGACGTCAACGCCAGCGTGCGCGACATCGTGGCCGTCACCCGCAACGCCTGGAAGCATGTCGCCGAAGTGACCCTGGAGCTTTCCCCCGAGCTGCCCTTGGTGTACGGTGCGCCCCACGAGGTGTCCCAGGTTCTGCTCAACGTGGTGTTAAACGCCGCCCAGGCCGTGGAGGAACGGGTCGCCGCGGAACCCTGGCGGCATGGGACCATCCTCGTGTCCTCTCGGCTCGTTCCCGGCTTTGCCGAGATTGCCGTGGCCGACAACGGCCCGGGCATGGACGAGGCGGTGCGCGGGCGCATCTTCGATCCCTTTTTCACCACCAAGGCCGTGGGCAAGGGCACGGGACAGGGTCTGGCCATCAGCCACGCGGTCATGACCCGCCACGGCGGCTGCATCGACTGCCTGTCACGCTCCGGGGAGGGCACGACCTTTTTCCTCCGTTTTCCCCTGGAAGACGGCCAGACGCAACACGGGGCGGCCTGACCGCGCCCCGGCAAACGGCAAAGGCGGCGGGCCAATGGGCGGCAAGGCCAAAATCCTGTTCGTGGACGACGATCCAGAAATTCTGGCGACCCTTAAACGCACGTTTCGACGCAAGTACCTGACGGAAACCGCCCTTGGCCCGTTGCGGGGGCTGGAGGTCGCCGCCGAGCACGGCCCCTATGCCGTGGTGGTGGCCGACCTGCGGATGCCGGGCCTGGACGGGCTGGAATTTTTCACCCAGCTCAAAAAACTCTCCCCCGAAACCGTGCGGATCATGCTCACCGGCTACGCCGATCTGCGAGCCGCCATGGACGCCGTCAACACCGGCCACGTCTTCCGGTTCCTGGCCAAGCCCTGCCCCGAGGAGGAACTGGCCGAATCCCTGGCCGCCGGCGCGGCCCTGTTTGCCCAGGCCACGGCCGAGCGCGATTTTCTCAAAGGGGCCCTTCGCGGCATCATCAAGCTCCTGTCAGACCTGCTCGCCCTGCAAAATCCCGAGGCTTACGCCCGGGCCATGCGCGTACGCCGGCTGGTGGCCGACATGGCCCGCTACCTGGACGCTCCCGACGTCTGGCGCATTGAGCTGGCCGTCACCCTGTCCCAGCTGGGGGGCCTGGTCCTGCCCCAAGGCCTGTTCGCCAAGCTGCGCCGGACAGGCGATCTCGCCGGCGACGAAGCCCGGCTTTTCGCCCGCCACCCGGGCCTGGCCGGGGATTTGCTGGCCAATATTCCCAAGCTTGACGAAGTGGCCGCCATTATCCGCCACCAGGAAACGCCCCACGCCGGAGCCGGCCGGGACGTTCCGCTTGGGGCCAAACTCCTCAAGGCCGCCCTGGATTACGACGCGCTGCTGACCTCGGGCCGCGCTCGGGACCAGGCCCTGGACGCCCTGGCCGGCCGGGAAGGCCTCTACGATCCCCAGGCCCTGGACGCCCTGACCGCCCTGGCCGGGGAGCGGGAAGGACTGGAGCGCCGGGAAATCCCCCTTTCGGCGTTGACCCCGGGCATGATCCTGGAGGAAGATGTCGCCTTGCCCCACGCCGAGGTTCTGGCCACGTCCGGCCAGATGGTGGACGTCGGCTGGCTGGCCTGCCTGGAGGCCGAGTCCCTGCCGGGCGACGTCCGCTGCCGGGTGCTCGTCCCGCCGGTCGAGGACGCGCCGCCCCCGGGTCTGGCCGATCCCGAACTGCTGGCCCTTTTGCGCCGGGTCGGACGCGCCCCAGGCTGCTCCTGACCCCAAGGATCCTTGCCCATGTCCAATGCCGTCAAACTGCGGGCCGAACAAATGACCCGCCGCTACGAACGCATCGTGACCGACTATTTCGCCGAAGGCGGACTGGCCGTCCTTTGCACCGACGACGAAAGCTTCGTGCGCCAGCTCAAATACGCCCTGGGCGCCCTGCGCGTGGACGTCAAGACCGTGCTGCGCGAGGTGGCCGACTACGACGACGTGGCCACCCTGGCCGCCAAGACCGCCGATCGGCTGCCCGTCCCCTTGCTGGTCTTTCTGGAGCGCCGACTGCGCCAAACGGCTTGCTTAAAGACCGTGCGCACGCTGAAAAGCCTTTACGGCGACAAGATCAGGCTCGTCGTCACCACGGTGGAGCTTTCCCGGGACGAACTGGTGCTCACCCACGAGGTCGGGGCCGACAGCTGCATCACCAAACCCATCTCGGCCAACGCCCTGATGGAAAAATGCGCTTTTGCCGTGCGCCCCAACAACCAGCTCGGGGTGCTGTTCGACCGGGCCGCCGCCCTGCTGGCCGCCGGCGACCTGGATCAGGCCGCACGGGTGGCGGCCAAGGCCTTCGAGATCAAGCCCGACAGCTTAAAAGCCCACCTGCTCCTGGGCGACGTGGCCCTGGCCAAGGGCGACCACGCCCAGGCCGAAAGCCATTACAAGGACGCGGCCCGGGCCGAGAAGCTCTATATCGAACCCCTCAAGCGCTTGGTCGAGGTCTACGCGCAGACCGGCGACGACGCCAAGCGTCTGGCCTGCCTGACCCGCCTGGACGAGCTGTCGCCGCTGAATTTCGAGCGCAAGGCGGTCATCGGCGAGGCCTACCTGGACCTGGGCGAGGGCGACAAGGCCCGGGCCTTTTTCGAGGAAGCCCGCAAGGCGGTGGGCAAGGTCGCCTCGGACATGGTCAGCGAGGCCCTTATGGAAATGGCCAAGCGCATCGGCGAACGCGACCAGGAAACGGCCCTGCGCTTCGTCACCGAGGCCATTGAGGCCAAAGGCGAAGCCCTTGGCCCCAAGGATCTGTGGATGTTCAACAACCGGGGCATCCTGCTGCGCCGCCAGGGCAACTGGCGCGAGGCCGCGGAGAACTATCGCAAGGCCCTGTCCATCGCCCCGTCCGACGCCGGCCTGCGCTACAACCTCGGCGTGGCCCATGCCGAGGGCAAGGACTACTATACCGCCCTGACCCACTTCGAGGAGGCCCTCAAGCTCGATCCCGACCTCATCCTCCAAGGGCCCACCGTGGGCTACAACATCGCCACGGCCTACCACCGGTGCCGCGATCTGCCCGCTGCCCGGGAATTTTTGGCCCAGACCCTCAAGCGCCACCCAGGCTACGAACCGGCCAGGCGCCTGCTGGCCCACCTGGGCCAATGACGGCCGCCGCGACGTCGCCCCGCGCCATGTCCATGCGTCCCCTCGCCTGCCTGCTGGCGGCCTTGTTCCTGGGCCTGTCGTCCGGCTACGCCCGGGCCGGGACCGACGCCTCCCCGGCCGTGACCGCCCTGGTGTGCGGGGCGCTTCTCCGGGACCCCGCCCCGGGCGAGGGCTGGCCAACGGCCAGGGATGTGCGCCCGGGCGAGGCCGTGGGCGCGGCGGACCGGGGCCTTGGCTGCCGCTTCGTCGTGTCCGGCGAGGCGGGGCAAACTTCGGTCGTTGTGGCCGTGCGGCTGACGCGGCCGCTGCCCGAAGGCGGGACGGCCCAGGACGTCTGGCAGACGGCGGCCCGGCCGGGAGAACCGGCCGTGGCCGCCTACGCCCTGGCTGCCGAGCTGCCCGTGGCCGCCGGGGAGTGGACGCTGACCCTGACCCCGCCGGGCGGCCAGCCGGCCGTGGCCCGCTTCCAGGTGGCCGGCCGGCCGGCCGAGGCTGCCGTCTCGCCGCCGACCGCCATGCCAACGGCCCCAGGGGCCAAGGCGGCGGGCAAAGCCGCTGCCGCCGCGCCGCGCCCCGAACCCGCGCCCCAGAACCCTCCGGCAGCCCCGCAGGCGGCCCCGGCCCTTCCCGCCCTGGCGGCCGCGCCCGTCGCACCGGCCGGCCAGGCCAACGCCTCGGCCCCGCCGGCCCCCGGGCCGGCCAAGGCCGAACCGCGCCCAAAAGTCCCGCCGCCTTCCAAGGCCGAACCGGCGGCCGGCTATCTGGCCCTGCAAACCGGCCTTTTTGCCGAGGCGGACAATGCCGCCGCCCAGGCGGCCAAACTCCGGACCCGGGGCTTGCCGGCCTGCCTGGCCGTGTCGGACAAGGACGGCAAACGCCGCTACCGGGTGCTGGCCGGCCGCTTCGGCGACCGACGGGCCGCCGCCGCCGCCCGGGCCGAAGTCATGGCCGTCACGGGCGTGGCCCCCATCATCACGCCCGTGGCGGCCGGCGACATTCCCGGGCTGCGGTGTCGGTAGGGAGGCAAGACATGTCCGTGCCCGCCGCCCTGGCCGTATCCTTCGTGGTGGACGCCCAGCCGAAATTCCGTCTCCAGGCGTTCAATCTGCTGGCCACCCTGCTCGGCTCGGGCACCGTTTTGCCCCAGGCCGTCCAGGTGCATCTGGTGGGCGAGCATCCCCCGGACTTTGTCCGTTTCCTGGCCGGCCTGGGCGTGGTCGTCGTCCCGACCAAACCCTACGGCGCGG
It contains:
- a CDS encoding tetratricopeptide repeat protein, with translation MAAVPPPPNELPKTASDPFRGVFSTQTQAFIGFGATKRKVKQNVQVYAEEQADGSYLLRSLNKHFIPSGKPRRVTREQLLSEYLPEPDLYMNKVVPMMRRARQYADAGDAHRTEGELMSAEFEYKNALRVDEEHIRATFGLGLTYLDRGELDSARLVCRRIITLEAAFGEEHKHLFNEFGIKMRKHRMYDQALRYYFKAYRLSKTDDHLLYNIARTYFERDNPKLALKFLGMAQAINPAFPEAEALARAIERKALEETALPFSGRFAASDF
- a CDS encoding HD domain-containing phosphohydrolase; the protein is MGGKAKILFVDDDPEILATLKRTFRRKYLTETALGPLRGLEVAAEHGPYAVVVADLRMPGLDGLEFFTQLKKLSPETVRIMLTGYADLRAAMDAVNTGHVFRFLAKPCPEEELAESLAAGAALFAQATAERDFLKGALRGIIKLLSDLLALQNPEAYARAMRVRRLVADMARYLDAPDVWRIELAVTLSQLGGLVLPQGLFAKLRRTGDLAGDEARLFARHPGLAGDLLANIPKLDEVAAIIRHQETPHAGAGRDVPLGAKLLKAALDYDALLTSGRARDQALDALAGREGLYDPQALDALTALAGEREGLERREIPLSALTPGMILEEDVALPHAEVLATSGQMVDVGWLACLEAESLPGDVRCRVLVPPVEDAPPPGLADPELLALLRRVGRAPGCS
- a CDS encoding SPOR domain-containing protein → MSMRPLACLLAALFLGLSSGYARAGTDASPAVTALVCGALLRDPAPGEGWPTARDVRPGEAVGAADRGLGCRFVVSGEAGQTSVVVAVRLTRPLPEGGTAQDVWQTAARPGEPAVAAYALAAELPVAAGEWTLTLTPPGGQPAVARFQVAGRPAEAAVSPPTAMPTAPGAKAAGKAAAAAPRPEPAPQNPPAAPQAAPALPALAAAPVAPAGQANASAPPAPGPAKAEPRPKVPPPSKAEPAAGYLALQTGLFAEADNAAAQAAKLRTRGLPACLAVSDKDGKRRYRVLAGRFGDRRAAAAARAEVMAVTGVAPIITPVAAGDIPGLRCR
- a CDS encoding response regulator, whose protein sequence is MSNAVKLRAEQMTRRYERIVTDYFAEGGLAVLCTDDESFVRQLKYALGALRVDVKTVLREVADYDDVATLAAKTADRLPVPLLVFLERRLRQTACLKTVRTLKSLYGDKIRLVVTTVELSRDELVLTHEVGADSCITKPISANALMEKCAFAVRPNNQLGVLFDRAAALLAAGDLDQAARVAAKAFEIKPDSLKAHLLLGDVALAKGDHAQAESHYKDAARAEKLYIEPLKRLVEVYAQTGDDAKRLACLTRLDELSPLNFERKAVIGEAYLDLGEGDKARAFFEEARKAVGKVASDMVSEALMEMAKRIGERDQETALRFVTEAIEAKGEALGPKDLWMFNNRGILLRRQGNWREAAENYRKALSIAPSDAGLRYNLGVAHAEGKDYYTALTHFEEALKLDPDLILQGPTVGYNIATAYHRCRDLPAAREFLAQTLKRHPGYEPARRLLAHLGQ
- a CDS encoding two-component system sensor histidine kinase NtrB, with translation MNPERTGKALARDAAEREMALAARDIEMLLGSIRSILVTLDGQNRVRRFNASAENAFGLAATAVAGRDFFELDLAWEGPAVREALEASRKTGAPARVDEVRCRTATGEERLLGLTVNPVDPAGDEAPGALILGQDLGEIKARELKAIHERRMQAIGRLAAGIAHEINTPVQYVGYNAGFLDESFTELLALLEAHGRLLEAVEAGDAAAVAGAAADARRVAGEIDIDYLRQEIPAAIANTRKGIGQVADIVRAMRQMSHPGTGEMLFFDVNASVRDIVAVTRNAWKHVAEVTLELSPELPLVYGAPHEVSQVLLNVVLNAAQAVEERVAAEPWRHGTILVSSRLVPGFAEIAVADNGPGMDEAVRGRIFDPFFTTKAVGKGTGQGLAISHAVMTRHGGCIDCLSRSGEGTTFFLRFPLEDGQTQHGAA